In a single window of the Thamnophis elegans isolate rThaEle1 chromosome 8, rThaEle1.pri, whole genome shotgun sequence genome:
- the NUDCD1 gene encoding nudC domain-containing protein 1: MEAAANCSLRVKRLLLDPRFEGYKLSLEPLACYQVGLDSPVAEVKLRDDQYTLEHMRAFGMYNYLHLDSWYQDNVYYVDQLGRVMNLSVTLDTALKKPREVFRLPADLLACDNRLCASLHFTSPTWVTLSDGTGRLYLIQTGKRDDGSCEKWEILFSEEFETPFIIVHSLSFVQSGVHSVGVLLLRIEKDELDAQGSGFHVSLEWVTIVNTSKEGEEVYEVSKRRVLQGKSVPHYAALEPDGNGLMVISYKPYTFLQNGETKQDENEKEKTEANRKEPLYYWQQTEDDLTITFRLHENFTKEDIHVSFSPNHLSVALKDPQFPILKGDLFSLIDHESSTWIIKENRLEIILIKKEEEKRLWPELIIGDSRGEFIMDPAQSATIAEQLTYLTSDEMNPDPNKENPPCNAQELEECDIFLEDSTSLCRFDGHTMKITHVVNLGSNQYLFSAVVDPKEMPCFCLRHDVDALLWQPRPDQQDKWEHISTFNALGYVQASKRDKKFMACAPDHSYSALCECQRRVFFYRQPSPLTTVLYNRKEGRQVDQLAKQLVATLETHDPFLGFQATNERLYVLTTKILFIIKVSNEN, translated from the exons CGGTAGCAGAAGTCAAACTGAGAGATGATCAGTACACCTTGGAACACATGCGTGCATTTGGCATGTATAATTACCTACATCTTGATTCCTGGTACCAAGATAATGTTTATTATGTTGATCAGCTTGGAAGAGTCATGAATTTAAGTGTTACTTTG GATACTGCCTTAAAAAAACCAAGAGAAGTATTCAGGCTTCCGGCAGACTTATTAGCTTGTGATAATCGTCTTTGTGCATCACTACATTtcacatctcccacctgggttaCCCTTTCAGATGGAACAGGACGACTATATCTTATTCAAACTGGCAAGCGGGATGATGGTTCTTGTGAAAAGTGGGAA ATTCTATTCAGTGAAGAATTTGAGACTCCTTTTATTATAGTCCACAGCCTATCGTTTGTGCAGTCGGGTGTACATTCAGTTGGTGTGTTGCTCTTACGAATAGAAAAGGATGAATTGGATGCACAAGGCAGCGGCTTTCATGTTTCATTGGAGTGGGTTACAATTGTGAATACTTCTAAGGAGG gtGAAGAAGTGTATGAGGTCTCCAAACGCCGAGTTCTTCAAGGAAAATCTGTTCCTCATTATGCAGCTCTAGAACCAGATGGCAATGGCCTGATGGTTATCTCCTACAAGCCCTATACTTTTTTGCAGAATGGTGAAACCAAGCAAGATGAAAATGAAAAGGAGAAAACAGAAGCAAACAGGAAAG AACCTCTATATTACTGGCAACAGACTGAAGATGATTTGACAATCACTTTCCGACTCCATGAAAACTTTACCAAAGAAGATATACATGTCAGCTTTTCTCCAAATCATCTCAGTGTAGCATTGAAAGATCCACAGTTTCCTATACTGAAAGGTGACCTTTTTTCATTGATTGACCATGAAAGCTCCACATGGATAATTAAAGAAAATAG ATTAGAGATAATTTTAattaagaaggaagaagagaagcgtTTATGGCCAGAACTGATAATTGGTGATTCTCGGGGGGAATTTATTATGGACCCAGCTCAAAGTGCCACAATAGCTGAGCAGCTGACATATCTTACCTCTGATGAAATG AATCCAGATCCTAACAAAGAAAATCCTCCATGCAATGCTCAAGAGCTAGAAGAATGCGACATTTTCCTTGAAGACAGTACAAGTTTGTGTAGATTTGACGGTCATACCATGAAGATCACTCATGTG GTAAACCTTGGAAGCAATCAGTATCTTTTCTCAGCAGTTGTAGATCCTAAGGAAATGCCGTGCTTCTGCTTACGCCATGATGTTGATGCTCTTCTCTGGCAGCCTCGCCCAGATCAGCAAGACAAATGGGAGCATATTTCTACTTTCAATGCCTTAG GTTATGTGCAGGCATCCAAGCGGGACAAGAAATTCATGGCTTGTGCACCAGACCACTCATATTCTGCCCTTTGCGAGTGCCAGCGAAGAGTGTTCTTTTATCGCCAGCCAAGCCCTCTAACTACTGTTCTCTACAACCGAAAGGAAGGCAGACAAGTTGATCAGCTTGCTAAACAGTTGGTAGCAACTCTGGAAACACATGATCCTTTTTTGGGTTTTCAAGCAACAAATGAGAGGTTGTATGTTCTCACAACCAAAATTCTATTTATAATAAAAGTAAGCAATGAGAATTAA